The genomic DNA CGGCAAAGCCCTTGAAGCATACGACGAAGCAGCAGCAGGTAAATAAACTTAAAACAGGAGGAACCGCTATGAAAGTACATTTAAACTGGCAGGGCAAGTTAAAATTTGAGTCCACTGGAGAAACGACAGGCTATACAGTAGCGATGGATGCGAATGAAGCAGCAGGCGGCGATGCGTCGGCACCGTCACCGATGGAAATGGTGCTTCACGGTGCGGCCGGATGCATGGCAATTGATATCGGTGTAATCTTAAGACATCATATGGATAAAGTTACAAAGCTTGAAATTGAAGCTGACGGCGAACGGGCAGACACGGAACCGAAGTACTACAAACATATCACGATGAATATTTTAATCGACGGGAACATTACAGCCAAACAGGCTGTACGCGCTGCAGAGCTGTCTAAAGACAAGTACTGCTCTGCAGTTCATTCTCTTGTTGCGGATGTTGACATCAACGTGATTCTGAACGGTGAAGCAGTGTAGAATGCTGCACATAAAAAATCTCGGCATTTATTACGGGAGCTTCAGTGCAGCGGTTAATAATGTAGAATTCGGTCCGGGTATTCACGTACTGCTCGGTGAAAACGGCAGCGGTAAAAGTTCCGTATTGACCGGTATTACAGGATATAATCCGTCTGTCATTACCGGGCGGGAATTGGAATTTAACAATACACGGCTCGACAAAACGGCCGACTGCATCAGCTATTTACCGCAGCAGAATATACCGTTTCAAATTACTGTCCTGGAATTCGTCCGGATGACGGCAGCATCACGTGTGTCTGAAAAAGATATCATGAGTACTTTAAAGGCGTTCGGCCTGGAGCAGTACAGTTATATGTCAGTTGATCAGCTGAGCGGCGGTGAATTTAAACGGGCATTGTGTGCGCAGCTTCATCTTGAGGATAAGCCGGTTATGATGTTCGATGAACTCGAGCAGGGTCTCGATGTAAATTATCAGCATCTTGTTATGGAATGGCTTAAAAAGTTAAGTGAAAAAAAGACAGTTATTATGGCAATGCATGATCTGAATCTGGCACTGCAGTATGCAGATACCGTGACATGTATGAAAAAAGGGACTTTAACCGAAGTCAAAGTCCCTGTCAAAGAAGTGAGCGAAAAAATGCTGTCGGACACTTTTTCACGTGAAATGAAACTCATTTATCATGAAGGCAGGGTAGCTGCACTCAGCTGATTGCCCCCAGTGCACCGCTGTATTCACCGTCCGGCACGACATAAGCTTCGGCATTTTTTAATTCGCTGTATCTGTAAATAATATCGGTCATGACTTTGTTATCAAGCAGTGTCGAACCGATAAACACCATATTTTTCGTCTCGAAGGCATCGGCTAAATTAATTGCCATTGCTGTGACGGTTTCTGCCACGAGTCCGATAACAGCAATCAGCTGGTCTTCGGCCGTGGCAGTTTTTTGTGCATTGATAATATGACCGAAGTTGCTCGCAGTCAGATCTCCGGGAATCGGTGCCGGTCTGCCGTTGTAAATATGGTGAACTTTCAAATCTATAATATCGCGGTCTCCATTTTCTGCACGTTCGATAATCTCGTCAAAGTCACTGATGCCTGTCAGCATATAGCTGAGCCCCATCAATGTACCGCCGCCGACTCCTGAACCGCCGACACGCTTTTGAGATACTCGCGTCGCCTGATGAAAACTCGTACCCGTACCGACATTTAAATAAACGTAACGGTCAAGATCCATACCCGCTTCTTTTAATAGCTGTGTCAGTCCGCGGAATGTTGCATCAAACTCAATTGAGAGTGTGGCATCAAAATTCAGTTTTTCCTGAATGTATTCGGCCTTTCCCCCCGTTAAATAAACATCATCACCGGCATATTCATTATTAAGCATTTCGATGACATGATTGATTTCACCGGCAGGATATTTTTTAAATGTCCGGCCTTCGTCAGTTAACAGTGCAACTTTAATCAGTGTGCCTCCGGCATCGATTCCTATTTTCATAATCTTACTCCTCACAGTTGTGAAATATTAAGCAGCGCTCAATGATTTTGAGCGCTGCTTAATTTTAATCTTTAATTCTATTTTAATACTTTTTACGTCGTTGTCTACGTTTCATTGCTTCGTTCGGTTCGCGTCTCAGGCCTTTGGATACAGAAGCGATCATCATGATGAGGATGAGAGCGAACGGCAGACCGGCAAGCAGTGATGCTGCCTGCAGACTTGTAAGACCGCCGGCAAGAATCAGTGTAATTGTTAACAGACCAAGCAGAAGTCCCCAAAGGATCTTCAGACCGGTAGGCGGGTTATCGGTATTACCGATACTCATCCCTGCAACGATAAATGTTGCGGAGTCAGCTGATGTGACAAGGAATGTGAAAATCAGAATGATAGCAATTGCCGAAGTCAGCCATGAAACGGGAAGAGTTTCAAACAATGCAAAGAGTGCCTGTGTCTGATCATTTAAAACAATTTCCCCGATGTTCGTGTCATTCATCAGATCTGAGTAAATTGCCGTACCTCCAAGTGCGCCGACCCAAAGGAATGACAGTATAGGCGGTACGATTAAAATACCCATGACGTATTCACGGATACTGCGTCCGCGTGATACACGCGCAACGAATGACCCGATAAACGGACTCCATGCGATTACCCATGCCCAATAGAAGACTGTCCAGTCCTGAACCCAGGCTTCTCCTGAGTATGGCTGCAGACGTAATGAATAGCCGACATAATTTGTCAGGTAATCACCGAGGCCGACAATGATTGTTTCCATTATAAATGTAAACGGACCAAAGGCCATAATGAAGATTGTCAGTACAAGAGCAAGAATCATATTCAGACTGCTCAGCACTTTCATTCCGCGTTTAAGTCCGGTAATTGTTGAGAATATGAATAATCCTGTCATTAATGCAGTCAAAATAATCTGTGTCAAAGGACCTGACGGAATACCGAATGCGATATCGAGACCGCCGTCCATTTGCATAATACCTAAACCGACTGATGTTGACATACCTGTTACTGTTGCAATGATGGCAAGAATATCAATTGCTTTTCTCGCCTTTTGATTGTAATCGAGTCCAAAAAGCGGCTCCAGTGCAGTAGATACCAGGCCGTCGCGGTTTTTACGGAACTGGAAATACCCAATTGCGAGACCTGCGACACCGAAGATTGACCACTGTGAAATACCCCAGTGGAAATAAGTATAACCCATTGCGATTCTGGCAGCTTCTGCGGATTCCACAGGACCGCCGAGGAATGGTGATGTCATAAAGTGCTGCATTGGTTCAGCGACACCATAGAATACGAGTCCGACACCGAGACCGCTTGAGAATAACATTCCAATCCATGACCAGAATGAGAACTCGGGTTTCGAATTATCGCCGCCGAGCTTAACGCGGCCGTATGGCGACAGTGCCAGGAATAAAAGAAATACCCCGAATCCAAATACAACCAGTAAGAAGAACCAGCTGAAATATTGGGAGATTACCGCATAGACATTTTCCGAAGCAGTCTGGAACTGATTTGGAATAATCATTGCGATTACTGAAACAACAAGAATAATCGCGGTAGCTGCCCAGAAGACAACACCGAGCTGTTTCAGGTGAAACTTATCCGGTCTTCCCGGATTGGTACTTTGCTTTGACGTGTTATTATCATCATTCGTCAAGAGAGTTCCTCCTAAAATTGATTAATAGTTTCTTACTACTTACCCATTCCATACCAACAAAAAACGCTGAAATAAGGAAACTTGTAATGTAATGTCTAAATTGTCACTATAGGGGGTATGGCACTATAATAGCAAAGTATAATAAGATGTCAAAAAAGGGGCAAAAGGGGAAAATATGGATATTAACATTAGAGAATTTACAGAACAGGACAGAAAACAACTTGAAAATTACATATTGAGCGACAGACAGCAGGTCTATTCCAGCATGCCGCTTGAAGTACTGGATGATGCTTTGAATGACCGTAACCGCACTGCGAACGTTGTTGTTACCGGCGATGGAAAGGTAATCGGCTTTTTTGTGCTGCATAAACATTATCAGCATGAAGGGTATGATACACCTCATGAAGTAGTTTACGTACGTTCTTTATCTATTAATGAGAAGTATCAGGGGAACGGTTACGGTACGGCGGTTGCTCAGCATCTGCCGGTATACGTGCAGGAAAACTTTTCATCATTCGATCATCTGTATCTCGTTGTGGACGGGGAAAATGCAGGGGCGTGGAACCTGTACGAGCGGGCAGGGTTCCTTCATCTCGCTACAAAAGAAGAGGGTCCGATCGGTAAAGAACGTCTGTATTATCTGGATCTGAACAGAAGCTATGTGCCGAATCTACGGCTTGAAGTTGACGCAGAGGCCGTGCTGCCGGCAGTGAAAATTATACTTAAGCGTGACGAGAAGGAAGTGGGTCATATCGATGCCGGACTTCATGACGGTGTACTCGATATTAAACATATATATGTAGACGAAGCACACCGTGAAGAAGGTGTGGCTGAAAGTGCGATGCGCCAGTTTGCAACCGTGGTAAGAAGGAAGCTCGAAGGGGTGGACAAAGCAACGGTAACTGTATCGGATCCGGCCTTTGAAAAACTGTTTAAGAATGCCGGCTTCGTGCTGATCGACAATCCGGAGAATACGAACCGCTATGTGAAATTAGTAAGATATTAATATAAAGCTTGAAACATCGTGTAAATATTTGTATTATATCCTAAGGTATTTACATCTTGAAAGGATGACGTAAATGAGACTGGACAGTTATACAAAAGAAATGATGGACGAGCATTCGTTTATAGATATGTCGCATATTTATTTAGAAGATAAAGGCAAGGAAACAAATCTTTACGAAATGATTGATAAATTTAAAGAAGTCGGCAATTACACGGAAGGTGAAATTGAAAACCGCGTACTTCAGTTTTACACGGACTTAAACACTGACGGACGCTTCCTGAGTACGGATGACGGTGTATGGGGTCTTCGTGAATGGTATGCAGTGGATGATATCAGCGACAAAATTGCACCGACAATCCACAAGATTGAAATTGCAGCCGAAGAAGAGTACATCGAAGAAGATGAAGGCGACTATCCGGGCGCTAAAGAATTAGGCGAAGAGCAGGAAGAAATCGACGAAACACTTCATGGCGAAGAAGACGAAGAGGATATCGACGGTAAAGAAGCTGACGATGAAATCGAGTTTGATGAGAAAGAAAAGCTTGAAGATGACTACGACGATGAAGCGGATGCTTACTAATTTTTAATTGACTTTTTTTCTGAAAGTGATAGTATTTTATTTGGGCTCCCTTAAACAGGGACAAGTAAACGAGCTCCTTTTCACGGTTGTGAAAGGGAGCTATTTTTATTTTATACAGGAGGATACTTACATGACAAAATATATCTTTGTAACAGGTGGCGTAGTGTCATCATTAGGTAAAGGAATTACAGCTGCATCTCTCGGACGGTTATTAAAAGACAGAGGTTTTAACATTACAATTCAGAAATTCGATCCGTACTTAAACGTTGACCCGGGTACGATGAGCCCTTATCAGCACGGTGAAGTATTTGTGACGCAGGACGGCGCGGAAACTGATTTGGATTTAGGACACTACGAGCGTTTTATAGATATCAATGTAAGTAAATATTCTAATGTTACAGCAGGGAAAGTATACTCCGAAGTAATCAGAAAAGAACGCCGCGGAGATTACCTCGGCGGAACAGTGCAGGTTATTCCGCACATTACTAACGAAATTAAATCCCGTATTAAAAAAGCCGGCGAATCTTCAAATGCGGACATCGTTATTACTGAAATCGGCGGCACAGCAGGAGATATCGAATCACTGCCGTTTATCGAATCAATCCGTCAGCTGAGAAGCGACCTTGGAAAAGATAATGTTATGTTCATTCACTGTACGCTTCTTCCATATATTAAAGCTGCTGGTGAAATGAAAACCAAACCGACTCAGCACAGTGTGAAGGAACTTCGCGGTCTCGGCATTCAGCCTGACATGATTGTCGTGCGTTCAGAATACCCGATGACAGAAGATCTGCGCGATAAAATTGCACTGTTCTGTGATATTAATGAGAAGAGCGTAATTAACGCAAAAGACGAAGAGACGATTTACGAGCTTGTTATGTCACTGCAGGCTCAGGATATGGATGATCTTGTACTTCAGAACCTGAACATCGAATCGACAGGAGAAGCACAGCTTGACGACTGGAAGCACCTTCTCGACAACTTAAGTAAAATCGACAAAACGATTAAAATCGGCCTTGTCGGAAAATACGTTGAACTTCAGGATGCGTATTTATCAGTTGCGGAATCACTGCGTCACGCAGGTTATGAAGTGCATGCGGATATAGACATTCACTGGATCAATTCACAGGATGTAACGCCGCAGAACTATAAAGAAATCTTAAGCGAAGTCGATGGAATTGTCGTACCGGGCGGATTCGGCGACCGCGGTATCGAAGGTAAGATTCTGACGCTGAACTATGCGCGTGAAAATAAAGTGCCGGTTCTAGGAATCTGTCTCGGCATGCAGCTTGCAACAGTTGAATTTGCACGTAACGCTGCAGGTTTAACAGGTGCCAATTCATCAGAACTTGATGAACACACACCACATGCAATTATCGACTTAATGCCGGACCAGAAAGATGTTGTCGACTTAGGCGGTACGCTGCGTCTCGGAAGTTTCCCCTGTGTAATTAAAGAGGGCACGAAAGCGCATGAACTTTATCAGGTTAACGAAGTTGACGAACGTCACCGTCACCGTTTCGAGTTTAACAACGCATATAAAGAACAGCTTGAAGAAGCGGGTATGATTTTCAGCGGAACGTCGCCTGACGGCAGACTTGTGGAAATGGTTGAACTGAAAGATCACCCTTACTACGTCGGTGTTCAGTTCCACCCTGAATTCCAGTCGCGTCCGACACGTCCGCACCCGTTATTCAGCGGATTAATCAAAGCGTGCCTGAACGAAGAAGTACAGGAAGAAAACTAGTATTTACTCAGGAAGAATGTTTTCTGAAATTAAAAGAATGACCGCGTTGCCAAAGCGCGGTCATTTTTTATTAATATGTGTTAAAATACCTTTGCAGCAGTAAAAATATTAATAATTAAAACATTTTAATGAACTGTTAATGGTAAAGCATTGTCAGTTTGTGAAGCTTTAATTTATAATGAGAGTAATATCACAATATTGGAGGACGAAAACAAGATGAAATACTTTATAGATACAGCTAATATGGATGAAATTAAAGAAATACACCAGTGGGGAGTACTGAGCGGCGTTACAACCAACCCGTCACTCGTAGCCAAAGAGAAAGATATTTCTTTCCACGACAGACTTGTTGAAATTTGTGAACTTGTAGGCGGACCGGTAAGCGGTGAAGTTATCGCACTTGACGCTGAAGGCATGATTGAGGAAGGACGCGAACTTGCGAAACTTCACGAACATATCATCGTTAAAATTCCGATGACAGAAGACGGAATGAAAGCAGTTAAAGTACTTTCCGAAGAAGGAATCAAAACAAACGTTACTTTAATTTTCAATACAGTACAGGCATTGACGGCAGCACGCGCAGGTGCAACTTACGTTTCGCCGTTCATCGGACGCCTTGATGATATCGGTCTTGACGGACTTCAGTTAATCGAAGATATCGCTGCGATTTTTGCAATCCACGAAATCGATACTGAAATTATTGCAGCATCAATCCGTAACGCCGGTCACATGCACGGTGCAGCAGTACGCGGTGCTGATATTGCAACAATTCCGTACAAAGTAATCAAGACGTTAACTCAGCATCCTTTAACTGATAAAGGAATTGAGCAGTTCTTAAACGACTGGAACAATAAGTAATCTCCATTTTATTAAATGACAAGGAGCTTTCTATATGGCTGAAGATGTAATTAAAGTCCGCGGCGGCAGTACATTGACGGGACAAGTTGACATCAGCGGTGCCAAAAACAGTGCGGTGGCACTGATTCCGGCATCACTTATGGCCTCAAGCGGTACAGTAAGACTGGAGGGACTGCCTGAAATCAGCGATGTTAAAACGCTGATGAGTCTGTTGAATGATTTGAACATTAAAACGGATCTTACAGGGACAACTCTCGAAGTCAATGCAGAAGATGCAGTGAATATGCCGCTGCCAAACAACAAAGTACAATCTTTACGCGCATCGTACTATATGATGGGAGCAATGCTGTCCCGTTTTAAAAAATGTGTGATCGGTCTGCCCGGTGGATGTCCGCTCGGACCGAGACCGATTGATCAGCACATTAAAGGATTTGAAGCACTCGGTGCCAAAGTAACGAACGAGCATGGTGCGATGTATCTGACAGCAGAAAAACTGACAGGCGCAAAAATATTCTTCGATGTTGTCTCGGTGGGTGCAACGATTAATATGATGCTTGCAGCAAGCTGTGCAGAAGGACGTACCGTTTTGGAAAACGTCGCAAAAGAACCTGAAATCGTCGATGTTGCTTCATTGCTGAACAACATGGGAGCGAATATTAAAGGTGCAGGTACGGATACGATCCGTATCGAAGGCGTGGAGAAGCTTCACGGTACGACTCATAATATTATTCCGGACCGTATCGAAGCGGGAACTTATATGATTGTCGGGGCAATTGCCGGAAAAAATTATAAAGTAAATAATATTATTCCGACGCATATGGAATCACTGTCTGCAAAACTGGAAGAAATGGGTGTTAAGCTCGACATCGGTGATGATTATGTCGTGATTAACAAACCGGAAAGTTACAATGCAGTATCGTTAAAAACACAAGTGTATCCGGGCTTTGCAACAGACCTGCAGCAGCCGATTACACCGCTTATGTTTTTAGCTGACGGTGTAAGTAAAATTACCGAAACCATTTATCCGGCAAGATTCAGGCACGTGGATGAACTATCGCGTATGAATGCCCACATTGAGAAAAAGAGCGGCAGTGCTTTAATTTACCCGTCGCAGCTCAAAGGTGCTGAAGTGTATGCAAGTGACCTGCGTGCAGGTGCATGTTTATTAATTTCAGGGCTGATTGCTGATGGTGTCACGACGATTCACAATGTCAACCATATCGACAGAGGCTATGCTGATATCGTTAAGAAATTAGAATCGCTCGGTGCTGATATTTGGCGTGAAACTTTAGAAGATTAATACAGAAAGACTGGAATTCGTAAAAATTCCAGTCTTTTTTCTGTGTTATAATAATCAGGGAAAAATCAGCGCATATATAGGAGGAGACAGTTGTGGAAAGAGGATTATCAATGGAACTTGTAAGAGTGACTGAAGCGGCTGCACTTGCAAGTGCAGCGTGGACAGGGAAAGGCGATAAAATCGCGGCGGATGATGCAGCAACAACAGCGATGCGCGGCCTGTTTGAAACGATTCCGATGACTGGTAAAGTAGTCATCGGCGAAGGTGAAATTGATGAAGCGCCGATGCTGTACATCGGCGAGGAACTCGGTACAAAAGATGGTCCGGAACTCGATATTGCTGTCGATCCGCTTGAAGGAACAACGACTGTTGCTGAAGGCAGTTTCGGTGCGATGACGGTACTGGCTGTTGCCGATAAGGGGAACCTGCTGCACGCACCGGATATGTATATGCAGAAGCTGGCTGTCGGACCGGACTGCCGGGGTGTTATTGATATTGATCAGTCTGTTGAAGACAATATCCGTGCAGTCGCAAAAGCGAAGAATAAAAAAATCAGTGATGTTACCGTCACAATAATTAAACGAGAACGCAGCCGGGAAATTATCGAACAGGTACGTGCCCTTGGTGCGCGTATCGTAATGTTTGATAATGGTGATGTCGGTGCTGCAATCAATACGTGCTTTGACTGGACAGGTATTGATATATTAATGGGTGTCGGCGGAGCTCCGGAAGGTGTCATTGCAGCTGCCGGTATTAAAGCGCTGGAAGGTGATTTTCAGGGCAGGCTGCTGCCGAGGAATGACGCGGAGCGTGTACGCTGTAAAGCGATGGGTGTAGATTCCGGCAGTAAATTGGAACTTGAAGACATGGTCAGCGGCGACGATGCAATTTTTGCAGCGACGGCAGTAACTGACGGAGAATTGATGAAAGGCGTACAGTTCAAGAGCGGTTTTGCTGAAACGTCATCGGTCGTAATGCGTGCGAAATCCGGCACAGTAAGGTTTGTTAACAGCCGTCACAGCATGCAGAAAAAACCGAATATGGTAATGGAAAAATAATCAGTAATGCCGGGAGACCTTCCCGGCATTCGATATTTTCTTTGACACACAGGCTGCTGGAGATGTAATATATGTATTCCTTTTAAAAAACTTCGGTATTATACTCATTTACGAGAATCACTCTTCATCGCAACTTCTAAAAAATCCGTTATATATAAATATAAAATAATAATAAAATCAGTATTGGGAAGTGGAAATTTTGTCTGATAAACCAAAGACACAGGATATGAAATATGAAACATTTGATGCGTTGTATAAAAACAACACGACGAAAGAGTTAACTGAACGCGCCAAAAGCTTGCGTCTGTCAAACTACAGTAAATTGAATAAAAAAGAACTGGTCCTTGCAATTCTGGAAGCTGAGATGGAAAAAGACGGTAACTATTATATGGAGGGTATCCTCGATGATATTCAGCAGGACGGCTACGGTTTTCTCCGTACGGTAAACTATTCAAAAGGTGAGAAGGATATTTATATTTCAGCGTCGCAAATACGCCGTTTCGAACTGAAGAAAGGCGATAAAGTCACAGGGAAAGTCCGTAAACCGAAAGAAAATGAAAAGTATTACGGTCTTCTGCAGGTCGATTTTATTAACGACCATAACGCTGAAGAAGTGAAGAAACGCCCGCATTTCCAGGCTTTAACACCGCTTTATCCCGACGAGCGGATTCACCTTGAAAACGAACCGGCGGATATGTCGACGCGTATTATGGATCTCGTTACGCCGATCGGTTTCGGTCAGCGCGGTATGATTGTTGCACCGCCTAAAGCAGGTAAAACGTCCCTGTTAAAAGAAATTGCCCAGGCAATTACGACGAATCATCCGAATGTAAAACTCTTTATCCTGCTCATCGGTGAACGTCCGGAAGAGGTAACGGATTTGGAACGTTCCGTTGAACAGGCCGATGTCGTCCATTCGACATTTGATGAGCCGCCTCAACATCACGTCAAAGTAGCGGAACTGCTGCTGGAACGTGCGAAACGACTCGTTGAGATGGGAGAAGATGTAATTATTTTAATGGACTCGATTACACGTCTTGCACGTGCGTACAACCTCGTTATTCCGGCATCGGGACGTACGTTATCAGGAGGGCTTGACCCTGCGAGCCTGCACCGTCCGAAACATTTCTTCGGTGCGGCAAGGAACATCGAAGCAGGCGGCAGCCTGACGATTCTGTCGACTGCACTGGTCGACACGGGCAGCCGCATGGATGATGTTATTTACGAGGAATTTAAAGGTACGGGGAATATGGAACTTCATCTTGACCGTCATTTAAGCGAACGCCGTATTTACCCGGCGATAGATATCCGTCGTTCAAGTACGCGTAAAGAAGAGCTGCTGCTCGACAAAAAAGAGCTGGAAATATTATGGCAGCTCAGAAATCTGTTTACGGACTCGTCGGATTTCACAGAACGTTTCCTGAGAATTTTAAAGACGACGAAAACAAACGAAGAATTCTTCGATGTGCTTAGAGAGCGTATGATCAGCTCTCAGAAAACAGGTAAACCCGTAATATAAATTTCTTCACAGATATTGCTTTTTACACCGTGAGAATGTATAATGGCAAAGTAATGCGTGGTGATAGCCACAAATAACTCTGTTCCAGATGGTCCAGGGCAAAGGAGCTGACAATTATGAAACAAGGAATTCATCCTGAATACAAAAAAGTAATCTTTTTAGATTCAACTACAGATTTTAAATTCTTAAGTGGATCTACACGTACTTCTTCTGAAACTATGGAGTGGGAAGATGGTAACGAATACCCGGTTATTCGTTTAGATATCTCTTCTGATTCACACCCGTTCTACACAGGACGTCAGAAGTTCGCATCTGCAGACGGCCGTGTTGAGAAATTCAACAAAAAATTCGGTCTTAAATCAAGCAACGAACAATAACGAAACTTCAACTGCACTGAGTATCTCAGTGCAGTTTTTTTGTCTAAAAAATATGCTATAATAAAGTAACTAAAAAGTACCAGGAAAAGGACGTATTCTTATGTTTGATCAACTTGAAATAATTGAAAACCGATATGAACAGCTGACTGAATTACTCAGCGACCCCGATGTAGTCAGCGATCCGGAAAAACTCCGCACTTATTCTAAAGAGCAGAGTGATATTCACGATACAGTAGAAGTGTTCCGCGTATACAAAGGCCACTTGGAAACGATTGAAGAATCAAAAGAAATGCTGAAAGAAACAGACGATCAGGAAATGATCGATATGCTGAAAGAGGAAATTGCAGAATCGGAAAGCACGCTCCCGAAACTGGAAGACGAGTTAAAAATTCTTATTATCCCGAAAGACCCTAACGACGATAAAAACGTTGTTATGGAAATTCGAGGTGCAGCAGGCGGAGACGAAGCGCAGATTTTTGCAGGTGATCTGTTCAGAATGTATTCGCGCTACGCAGAAGATCAGGGATGGCGTACGGAAGTCGTCGATGCTTCAAGCAGTGACCAGGGCGGATTTAAAGAAATCAGTTTCTTAATTCACGGTAAAGGTGCATTCTCAAAACTTAAGTTTGAGAACGGTGCACATCGTGTTCAGCGCGTTCCGGAAACGGAATCAGGCGGGCGTATTCACACGTCTACGGCAACGGTTGCCGTATTGCCTGAAGTTGAAGATGTTGAAGTGGAAATCCGTAACGAAGATATTAAAATTGATACGTACCGTTCAAGCGGTGCCGGCGGACAGCACGTTAACACGACTGACTCCGCAGTACGTATTACCCATCTGCCAAGTGGTACAGTGGTTACATCGCAGGATGAAAAATCACAGATTAAAAACAGAGAGCGTGCGATGAAAGTACTTAAAGCACGCGTTTATGACATGATGCAGCAGGAAGCGCATGCAGAGTATGCAGAGAAGAGAAAATCTGCAGTCGGTACAGGTGACCGTTCAGAACGTATCCGTACGTATAACTATCCGCAAAACCGTGTGACTGATCACCGTATCGGTTTAACAATTCAAAAGCTCGACCAGATTATTAACGGCAGTCTCGATGAAATTATTGAAGCACTTGCTATCGAAGAACAGACTTCGAAACTGGAAGAACTGAACAATGAAACAATATAAAACAGTACTTAAAGAGGCGGAAGCCTCTTTAAGTGTATATGGACAGGAAACCCGTACAGCGTCGATTGTTAT from Jeotgalicoccus saudimassiliensis includes the following:
- a CDS encoding OsmC family protein — protein: MKVHLNWQGKLKFESTGETTGYTVAMDANEAAGGDASAPSPMEMVLHGAAGCMAIDIGVILRHHMDKVTKLEIEADGERADTEPKYYKHITMNILIDGNITAKQAVRAAELSKDKYCSAVHSLVADVDINVILNGEAV
- a CDS encoding ABC transporter ATP-binding protein → MLHIKNLGIYYGSFSAAVNNVEFGPGIHVLLGENGSGKSSVLTGITGYNPSVITGRELEFNNTRLDKTADCISYLPQQNIPFQITVLEFVRMTAASRVSEKDIMSTLKAFGLEQYSYMSVDQLSGGEFKRALCAQLHLEDKPVMMFDELEQGLDVNYQHLVMEWLKKLSEKKTVIMAMHDLNLALQYADTVTCMKKGTLTEVKVPVKEVSEKMLSDTFSREMKLIYHEGRVAALS
- the coaW gene encoding type II pantothenate kinase; the protein is MKIGIDAGGTLIKVALLTDEGRTFKKYPAGEINHVIEMLNNEYAGDDVYLTGGKAEYIQEKLNFDATLSIEFDATFRGLTQLLKEAGMDLDRYVYLNVGTGTSFHQATRVSQKRVGGSGVGGGTLMGLSYMLTGISDFDEIIERAENGDRDIIDLKVHHIYNGRPAPIPGDLTASNFGHIINAQKTATAEDQLIAVIGLVAETVTAMAINLADAFETKNMVFIGSTLLDNKVMTDIIYRYSELKNAEAYVVPDGEYSGALGAIS
- a CDS encoding BCCT family transporter; its protein translation is MTNDDNNTSKQSTNPGRPDKFHLKQLGVVFWAATAIILVVSVIAMIIPNQFQTASENVYAVISQYFSWFFLLVVFGFGVFLLFLALSPYGRVKLGGDNSKPEFSFWSWIGMLFSSGLGVGLVFYGVAEPMQHFMTSPFLGGPVESAEAARIAMGYTYFHWGISQWSIFGVAGLAIGYFQFRKNRDGLVSTALEPLFGLDYNQKARKAIDILAIIATVTGMSTSVGLGIMQMDGGLDIAFGIPSGPLTQIILTALMTGLFIFSTITGLKRGMKVLSSLNMILALVLTIFIMAFGPFTFIMETIIVGLGDYLTNYVGYSLRLQPYSGEAWVQDWTVFYWAWVIAWSPFIGSFVARVSRGRSIREYVMGILIVPPILSFLWVGALGGTAIYSDLMNDTNIGEIVLNDQTQALFALFETLPVSWLTSAIAIILIFTFLVTSADSATFIVAGMSIGNTDNPPTGLKILWGLLLGLLTITLILAGGLTSLQAASLLAGLPFALILIMMIASVSKGLRREPNEAMKRRQRRKKY
- a CDS encoding GNAT family N-acetyltransferase; the protein is MDINIREFTEQDRKQLENYILSDRQQVYSSMPLEVLDDALNDRNRTANVVVTGDGKVIGFFVLHKHYQHEGYDTPHEVVYVRSLSINEKYQGNGYGTAVAQHLPVYVQENFSSFDHLYLVVDGENAGAWNLYERAGFLHLATKEEGPIGKERLYYLDLNRSYVPNLRLEVDAEAVLPAVKIILKRDEKEVGHIDAGLHDGVLDIKHIYVDEAHREEGVAESAMRQFATVVRRKLEGVDKATVTVSDPAFEKLFKNAGFVLIDNPENTNRYVKLVRY
- the rpoE gene encoding DNA-directed RNA polymerase subunit delta — protein: MRLDSYTKEMMDEHSFIDMSHIYLEDKGKETNLYEMIDKFKEVGNYTEGEIENRVLQFYTDLNTDGRFLSTDDGVWGLREWYAVDDISDKIAPTIHKIEIAAEEEYIEEDEGDYPGAKELGEEQEEIDETLHGEEDEEDIDGKEADDEIEFDEKEKLEDDYDDEADAY
- a CDS encoding CTP synthase; this translates as MTKYIFVTGGVVSSLGKGITAASLGRLLKDRGFNITIQKFDPYLNVDPGTMSPYQHGEVFVTQDGAETDLDLGHYERFIDINVSKYSNVTAGKVYSEVIRKERRGDYLGGTVQVIPHITNEIKSRIKKAGESSNADIVITEIGGTAGDIESLPFIESIRQLRSDLGKDNVMFIHCTLLPYIKAAGEMKTKPTQHSVKELRGLGIQPDMIVVRSEYPMTEDLRDKIALFCDINEKSVINAKDEETIYELVMSLQAQDMDDLVLQNLNIESTGEAQLDDWKHLLDNLSKIDKTIKIGLVGKYVELQDAYLSVAESLRHAGYEVHADIDIHWINSQDVTPQNYKEILSEVDGIVVPGGFGDRGIEGKILTLNYARENKVPVLGICLGMQLATVEFARNAAGLTGANSSELDEHTPHAIIDLMPDQKDVVDLGGTLRLGSFPCVIKEGTKAHELYQVNEVDERHRHRFEFNNAYKEQLEEAGMIFSGTSPDGRLVEMVELKDHPYYVGVQFHPEFQSRPTRPHPLFSGLIKACLNEEVQEEN
- the fsa gene encoding fructose-6-phosphate aldolase; this encodes MKYFIDTANMDEIKEIHQWGVLSGVTTNPSLVAKEKDISFHDRLVEICELVGGPVSGEVIALDAEGMIEEGRELAKLHEHIIVKIPMTEDGMKAVKVLSEEGIKTNVTLIFNTVQALTAARAGATYVSPFIGRLDDIGLDGLQLIEDIAAIFAIHEIDTEIIAASIRNAGHMHGAAVRGADIATIPYKVIKTLTQHPLTDKGIEQFLNDWNNK